The sequence CACTGCTTGATTTTCTGTCAGTTACGCCAGGACACTGAGAAGTCTTGCACCTGTCCCTGGCAAGCCACCCGTGTGCTACTCGGCCTTTGCTCCACGAATGCCTTACTTGTGGGGCGTCATGGGCAAGCACAACCTTCCTGTAAAGGCCGTATTGATGTGGAGGCCATCGATGTCGAAAGAGATAGCAAGTGCCTTCTCAGGCGTCGACATCGACTCAGTTTTTCGGCACAACATGAAAACCAAAAGCGCTTCTCCTAGGATTTCAAGACGCACCTGGCAGCAGAACGGGGGCAACTTTTAGAAAAGTTTCCCTCTTCAcaaagttttttttttcttgttctcATGCCGGTAACTATCTTCTTGTGTTTGTCTTGTGTAACATTATCCCTCCTACATGCCTGAGAATAGCTGCTTCTGCTGAGCTCCCGCTCTTAACTTCTTCCGTAGAGCAAGAGTGGCAATGGCAGCATGTGAAAGTAATCATAATAAACATGGAAGCATACCAATGAGAGCCTTTGGCAATTTATCTGTGTCCTGTAGCTTCCACCTCAAtaaaaagggggaaaaagagGCACACCAGCGTAAACCTGTTTTGGTTTCAacactttctctctcttgatCTCGAATCCACTAGCGACAGCAGCATAAAGGTCATAAtggaagaaaaagaaggagagcacTTGCATGTTGGATTGTTGCTTGCTTACCCAACCAAGCTTAACCGGTAAACTCATCATGCACGTGACACTTGCTGCCTGAGAGAAGGAAGAACACGAAGTACAGTCTCTGTTTACAATGCAAAGCAATCAGACTCCGTCGCCTAGCCGCTATGTGATACACCACACGACTTCATTTATTCTTCCTTTACGCCTTTCCGCActaatatatatatatatatatatatattatttttctccctcctcttccttggTTGCGCAATTATTTTGGAAGTCGCTCATTTTCTTCATTTAACACGATGTCTGACGAGGACCATGACTTTTCGCAccagggaggcggcgacaaCGCGTCAAAGACGTATCCCTTGCCCGCTGGCGCCCTGAAGAAGGGTGGCTACGTGTGCATCAACGGCCGTCCGTGCAAGGTGATCGACCTGTCCGTGTCGAAGACCGGCAAGCACGGTCACGCTAAGGTGAGCATTGTTGCGACCGACATTTTCACTGGAAACCGCCTTGAGGATCAGGCCCCGTCCACGCACAATGTAGAGGTGCCGTTTGTGAAGACCTTCACATACAGCGTGTTGGATATCCAGCCCAACGAAGATCCCTCTCTTCCATCTCATTTGTCGCTGATGGACGATGAGGGCGAGAGCCGCGAGGATCTCGATATGCCCCCGGACGTGGCCCTGGCAACTCAAATCAAGGAGCAGTTCGACTCCGGCAAGGAGGTGCTAGTTGTGGTTGTGTCTGCAATGGGCACtgagcaggtgctgcagacgAAGAATGCTGCGGAGAAGTGATGGAAGTATCCTCCGGATGTTTTCATCATGAAAACCAAAGCcaatttttttttgtaaATACTAACACAATNNNNNNNNNNNNNNNNNNNNNNNNNNNNNNNNNNNNNNNNNNNNNNNNNNNNNNNNNNNNNNNNNNNNNNNNNNNNNNNNNNNNNNNNNNNNNNNNNNNNNNNNNNNNNNNNNNNNNNNNNNNNNNNNNNNNNNNNNNNNNNNNNNNNNNNNNNNNNNNNNNNNNNNNNNNNNNNNNNNNNNNNNNNNNNNNNNNNNNNNNNNNNNNNNNNNNNNNNNNNNNNNNNNNNNNNNNNNNNNNNNNNNNNNNNNNNNNNNNNNNNNNNNNNNNNNNNNNNNNNNNNNNNNNNNNNNNNNNNNNNNNNNNNNNNNNNNNNNNNNNNNNNNN is a genomic window of Leishmania donovani BPK282A1 complete genome, chromosome 25 containing:
- a CDS encoding eukaryotic initiation factor 5a, putative, whose product is MSDEDHDFSHQGGGDNASKTYPLPAGALKKGGYVCINGRPCKVIDLSVSKTGKHGHAKVSIVATDIFTGNRLEDQAPSTHNVEVPFVKTFTYSVLDIQPNEDPSLPSHLSLMDDEGESREDLDMPPDVALATQIKEQFDSGKEVLVVVVSAMGTEQVLQTKNAAEK